AATCAGTTTTTTTCGGTTAGTTTTGTGCATCCATACCTCAAACCAGGGGTGAGTTTCagttcggttaaccgaaccgatgTTTATGTAATTTTCAAAATCGAACCATaccaaataactaaaataacCGAATTTAACCAAACCGaaaattttcggttcggttatcaaCCAAATAACcgaaatttttatgtttttaatttaaatgtttttttttgttttttttaatgttataaattaGGAAATTTGAGTTTCATTGATTTGAAATTtacaatttcaaaaattaaaattttaggtttttttatacaaatttaagtacgaataatataaaatataagtaaaattatatattttttatttaaacataatttcggttcggttttcggttAAATCGATCCTTTTTCgaaataaccgaaccgataaccgaataccaaacaaggaaaaaatgacAACTGTACTGAAccatattattaaaataaccgAAACAAATAAGAATTTCAGTTCGTTATCTTTCGGTCATCGgtttttggacttttttgctcACCCCTACCTCAAACAGGTTTCTAAGCATTACAGGCTCTGGAGGGTACTTCAGAACTCAATCTGATTCGTTTCGGGAATGAAATGAGTCTCTGTTCTTGGTTCAGATGCTTTTATGCTACGAAAAGgaatgaaaaagaagaagaaatagagaagcagtatatatatatatagatgtgtatgAACAAATTTGAAGTATGTTTAACCTTTTTGATTGATCTCTGGTTTTTACACTGTTGTTTGAGGAAGAACTTCTTCTCCTGCTCTCTTTTCCAACTCCTTTTAATTATGTTGCACTGGCCTCTTGTGCTGATTTTGTGGGGAATTTGCAGATTTTAGACATTTTCTGCGTTCAGTAGCAAGAGTTGTTAGAATTTGATTTAGATTTGGTAAAAACGTTTCGTTTGGTAAACAATCATCATGTTAAGAGGCATGTTAGACGTTGAATGGGATTCGTTGAGTAAGAGAATCATTTTATACTTTGAATTAGATTTGTGTGAGTAGTTTTAAATTTGGAGTTGATTTTATCTGGTTAATTATATGAAGGGCCCGTTTGGTTTAGCTGTTGCTGATTACTGTTTACTGTTGCTGTTTGTTTTTGCTGTttactgttgctgtttgctgttttgttatttgttgtttgattattagtgtttggtaaaattataaccAATGGCTACTGTTAGTATATAAAATGACTAATATAGACCTATTTCAAATCAATAAATCAATATATAAATCTAAttctaaaattaataaacaaataatttaaattacatttatatctTATTCATAAACACTCACGATTTGAATAATGAATCTACAGTTGCTActttttttttcagaaataTTAATCATTCTCAACCCAAAATTGGGTGGCCAAAACATATTAAATTAAAGGCAAAAAATGACATAATTTAGTTCCTgaactttatatattttaaggattaagatcaattatttttccacattagctattgatttgattttgttatggatttgacccTTATTTAAATTTTCCGTCAAGTgtaggagatgagaagatcgatttggcgattctaatattgaaaatcacaaaatgggagaggAGAAAATTGAATTTGGAGGAATATACTAGAAATTACACCCATAAATTATAAGAGAACATGAATCCTGATCCGCCATTGTCAACAAGCTGAATCGTCCTACCGATCTATACAGTCCAAACTCGacggaaaaattaaataagggtCTAATTCATAATAAAATCAATGATAAAAGGCTCAATGTGGAACAATAAAGATCAAggtttaatccttaaaacagcCAAAATTCAggtgttaattatatttttttggacttaaattaaataaaggaaattaacaaTTACAAGAAAAGAAGGAGAAGTTTATCCTTGGTTGAATTATACTTACAAAAGAAACACAAAATATATACCCAAAAAATGATTAAACCCAAATCCAAtacaacaaaaaataataaaaaatgaaatagaacATCAATAATAGTGATGAATAGAAGATGTTTACCTTGAATTTGAAAGGGTATTTGAGGGAAAAGAAGAAGTGAACGGTAGATAGAAAAGCAGTATTTTACTGCTGATTCAAAAAGGGGTTAATCCTTTGTTGGGGGCAATTTTAAAAAAGAATTGCTCCATTAGACCTGGTTGGGAAATATTTCCCTAAGAGGGGCTATTTCCAAACCAGAGTTATAAAAACaaattttttaatcaatttattaCCCATTACGCCGTAATGGGCTTGTTGTTGACAGGAGCATTCCTGTCAACAATTGGGCAGTGGCGAGCCACTgcccacaatttttttttaataattattttaaatttaatattataaaataaaaatatattattgaatatttttttatggagtaaaatttaaatttgattttataaaaataaaaatatattattgaatatttttttatggagtaaaatttaaatttgattttatttgaaaatgttATGTTAAATTTGCATATTTTTATACGTTAGTATTAAATCTGCATTTCGTTTAAAACGTTGAgattaaatatttagtgcattgctaacgtatgaaattgtgcaattttaattttaacgtTTTAAGTGAAGTAAAAATTTAAccataatatatgaaattgtataaatttaaatataacgttttaagcgaagtgcagatttaggcCTAATGTATAAATTAtgtaaatttaactctaacatttccgagcaaaatcaattttaaccacGTGCTAcggaaaatttgaaaatacttatttgactgttatttagctaCATCGGACCTTCTAaaccagtttgtcgataaattaaagcagtttcatttttttttttgtaactatgtGAATAACATAATAAagtattttagacagtttcaaaaaactaaacctgctatatataaattaattacaatttttttttgaaattgtctaaaatattttactgtgttactaatgcatcatttttttattgttagtaatgcactaaatatttaactctaacgtttcAAATGATTAAACATAAGATTGTATAAATTTATAGCGTTAATCCCCTGTTTAACTGTTATTTAGCCACATCAGATTTTCTAAACcagtttttttataaataacagtaaacatttttttcaaattttcgataacgtatggttaaaattgatcttgctttgaAATTTtaaggttaaatatttagtgcattactaaaaaaaaaattagtacattaataatacagtaaaatattttaaataatttaaaagaaatgaattaatttatatgtagcaggtttagtttttttgaaactgtctaaaatattttaccatgttattaatatagttacaaaaaaaagtaTGAAATTGCTTCAATTTATAGATAAACTGGTTTAGAAAGTCCGATGTAGCTAATAACAGTCAAAGAAGTATTTTCAAGTTTTCAGTAGCGCGtggttaaaattaattttgcattttaattttgtttggaaaccttagagttaaatttatataattttatatattagagttaaatttgcacttcgcttaaaacgttagggttaatttgtacaatttcatacgttaaagCTAAATCTGCATTTTACTTGAAACGTTAtgattaaatttgcacaatttcatacgttaatcCTATAAATTAAAACCTTAACATTtccaaataaatcaaatttaaaatttaatcaaaattttataaaacaataatttaataatataatttttatttttatttttataatattaaattttaaaaaattgttaaaaaaaaatttatgggCAGTGGCTGACAGGAATCCTTGAGGATTCCTGTCAACAACATGCCCATTACGGCGTCCATGGCGCCGTAATGGGCAAtatcacaataaaaaaaatttgttttctTACCCTGGTTGGGAAATAGCCCTTTCTAGGGGAATATTTCCCAACCAGGTCCAGTggggtaatttttttaaaaaattatcccCAATAGAAGATTAATCCTTCAAAAAGTACCTAATTTCTTATCAAACAGCAATCAGCAGTTGTTTTAGATATTTAACCAAACAGTTTATATCTCCTTTTTCAACCAAAACAGCAAACAGgagattgaaaaataaaaaacaaacaccctagaaattcatgaataaataaaatgaatattacACTACTAAATAACCATACTATATAAATTTACTCTATACATATTTATATCCAAAAAGATGAAAGCCTATTCTGAATATGTCATATATGAATTTTCATCACGAAATGGAAAAtagatataattaattttatttgacAAAAGTGAAATAAAATGTGAGTAATTTGTAATATTAATAAGATAATTTAACCTAATTGATAAAAGTAAAAACAAAGCGATataaattctgaaattttaaGATAACCGATTCTTTGACGTAAATTCCTCTGGACTCCGAGGTTACCATTGTATATAGATTTCTTAGAGGAATTGTGTACGTTATATGTTCCGTTTTTTTATGCATGTGGTTGTTCTATGACAATTAGGTAAAAATGGTCTGGCAAGTAAATGTCAACTGTTTAGATTATAAGTAAATTAATAACTATATTTGGGcttgttaattatattatttttaggttatttgAGTTGTGCTCATAAAAGATCCAGTTATAATTAGGTTatttaaaaattgataaaactaTGTGGCTTTGATTCTTAGCTGAAAATACCGAAATATATAGGAAGCTTGATTATATTATCAAATACTGATTATATTATCAAATACAAAGTTGttcaatatcatatttttttatggaattacattttcgattttcgaaaatcatcttttttgaaaCTCTCTCTCTTTAACAAaaatcatctaaataatctcaaaatgaaaaaaagttgaagaattaaagttacttagaatattagtagttcttaaaatatgtcatttttgaagtcgtcaatggtgattttaatagtatcaatcgaaaaagtcattattttgctaaagttgaaaacttcAATCcaagttttgacaaaaagtaaaccatagtcctttatctgaaaattagtggaACCgcatgagttttatttgaaatttacccattattaaatttatacttgttaaatttgtaatatttttttgttttatgtattgattcttaacgggtaagagTACCGCGGATACCTGCGAATAAAATGGATGAGTATGAAACGCGAAAAGTacacccgttagggtaatggaacGGGTACGGAtaactaaaaaataaacgggtaagggtttggattTGGAATTGGCACTATCcacgggtaccctacccgttacCATCCCTAACCAAAAATGTCACTGGGCCTAACATGGAATCAAAGCAGTAAAGCATACTCACTTTTCTGTTAGTATAATTAATTAGGCTGGCATCACGCCACCCCTTAATCATTTTGCTTGTAGTTAAACCAACATAATGTAGTGGCAGATTCCTTAATTATTTCCACAATTCCACCCTAATCCCCCTATTAGATAACCAACCATATTCACATCTTCTTCCTTAATATTCATTCATacaagagaagagaagagaagagaaaaaacCTGATTTGAAATGGAAAGTAGCAGAATGGCCATTGTCTTCTTCACCATCTATATTATCAATCTCTTGACTTTCCAAACATCTGCTCAAGATTTGGGAGGAATTGCACCAGCACCTATGCAAAGCTCTGGAATGGCTTTGGGGATTCCAGCTGCATTTGCGCTCTTACTTTCTCTGGCTGCTTGCTTCTTCTGAAATTTCTTTTATCATTTCTTTGATTTTTCTGtttattatgttgatttaaaacAACTTGGAGTGAAATGTTAATTCATTAATAACATCATTATTTCTTCCAACCTGCAATATTATATCAATTGAAATGCCTGtatgtttttcctttttgttgTTCATAGCTATATTTTGAAAGGAAAATCAGCTAACATATAACAGCTAGCAGCAAGGACAAACCCGAAATTCAGCTTACTATGCACTTATTCGTACTAGACATGTTCGGTTATAAACTATTATCACTGTAACATATAACTTGATCAAGAATAGGCATAACTTCACTCCCTCGCTACACACAGACAGTACTCAACTCCTTGCAGTGCTTCAGAACAAGAATTTGCATTGCAACAACTTTAAAATAATGACTTACCATTTGCCTTCATTTCCTCATTCAATTCTGCAAATTCTTTGCAACCTCCAAAAGACTACCACAAACACATCTTCAATTGGGATAGGactataaaaaatatttccTTCAAGTCAAAATGGTGTATCATTTCTATTCAAATCACTCGCATAttttttatgcaagttcatgaTTCAAGTTCATTCTTTCTTCCATCATCAAAAATTAACAAGATAAATGTTGGCATAACATAATCATGCTACTGATAAAACAtctcattttttatatataaattactgCAACAAAGCAAAATCAACTACATTTACCtacttttctttaaaaaaaaactactcACAAGACGTATACAACCAATAACCAGTAATAGAAATTCATAAAGCAATCACAAATATTACATGTAAGCAAATGTTAAGTgttaaaatggaaaattaccGCCTATTATTTATGAACAGAATCAACGGTCTTTAATCGAACCAAAAAGATCTTTGTATGTGCGCTTGGGAGCTTCAGCACGGGAGACGATTTCCACAACTTTGTAATGTGATTCCGGACAGACTAATGCTTCAGCAGCAACCTCTGCAACTAGATCTCTGGATATACTACCTTCATAAAGGGTATCCTAGAGAGAACGAGAAAGGAGAGTCAATGACTTCTCATATATTAAAGAGAAAGTAAACATACTGAGTTTTGAGATGAATCCTAATACCTCTGGCTCCATAACAACGTTTCCAGATGGAGGGTCATTTTTTAATCCACCAGGTCTAATTATTGTGTAGTTTATGCCAGATTTCCTAATGTATTGCTCCGCCTGAAGCTTGGCCACTAAGGTCAGTCCAAAAACATTGAGAAATATGTAAGCTGGATTGAATAATTGACCCATTGCTGCTCCATTCACCAAAATTGAGCTGATGAGGATGAATCTGTTTACTCCAAGTTTACGACAAGCATCAACTAGGTTTACGGTGCCGAAATTATCAACCTGCAATTAGGCAAACTATCTTAAGAAACTATCCTGCAATGCAATAGGAAAATTTCAAGTCTGCAACACCAGAATCCTCATGTTTATTACTACCTGAAAAACTTGTGTATAGCAAACCAAAAATGGAGCAACAATCCATTTCTGGATTGCACTCACGGCTCGGGAAAAGACATCTCATCCAACAATGCAGGCTCAGAAAACATGTATATCTCTAATCTTAGATTTCAGGTTTGACAAATTTTGATGTTGTAGtacatatatttaaaaaatgcaATTAAGAGAAAGAAatgtaataaaataaacaaGTACATGTCCTATAACATAATGTGAAGCATTTCACACTCATTTGTAGCATATTTAACTGATTAATTTCAACAAGACTTGGAATAGAAGGGAAGCTAGGGTTTCATggatgtacaaccttcattgTAGACTTGAATAGGAGTGAACCTATGAAAAGTTATTCCAGAAGATTTAGAACCAACTTACCTTCCAAGGAGAAAACAAGTCCAATCCAGGGCGGAACCCAGTGGCACATATTACAGCATCAGAATCATTCCCTATTACTTGTGCTAGTTTATCTGATCCCTCAGTTACATCTGCTTTCACCTGCAAATTCAAAATTCTCAATACAAATCCTTTCTAATCCCCAAAATTGAAAGCAATCGAAGGGCCAGAAATTATCAAACACTGGAGAAATTGAAGAATACATACAATTTGAAGAGATGGATTGTCCTTGGAATTGGAAAAGCTAGTTTTAGCCTTGTCTACATCTCTAACCCCAGCCTTGACCTCAAAACCTTTTGCAAGCAGTTGTTCGACAATCCTTTTACCGGTATTTCCAGTTGCTCCAGCTACAAATATTTTCTTCCTCCCCTCGACTTTTGGTTCTGTTACCTCTGTAATTTCTTCAGTCACTCCGCTTCCTTCCATCTAATGCCGTGAAGATACAGAGGAAAAAAGAATTAAATGAAAGTCATAGTTGATAAGAAGAAGAATAGTGAGTATGTGGTTGAGTGATACCTTAATGGAAGGGATAGGGTGAGACCTGGAAGTAAAATTAGTAGataataaagaaattgaagagCAGGGTTTGGAGAAAGAATGGGTTTGAATTTGAAGAGTAGAAAGAAGAGAGCTTCTTAAGATTAAAggagaagaaatggccatggAGATGGAATTGGGTTTAGTTGGAATTACGCATGAACCATCTCCGCCACAAAATTTCTGCTCTCCTCTACCACTTCTTATTCCTCTGTTATTTTAATTCTACTTTCCTACCGGgaataaattacaaatttaaatttaacaCGAAAATACACACCAATTAATTTACTAAACTCAATTTGGACATTTTTAGAACTAAAAAAGTTCTAGGATAAATATGGAATTTCTTAGGGTATAatctcttcttctcctttgCTCTTTTTTCTCAAGCTTTTCGTCAATACCGTCATCATCACCGTTTCGGTTCTTCCTTTCTCCTCTTAGAGGAGGAAGGAGGAAGGAGGAAGGAGAAAGATTGTCTTACTTTTTCCTCCTCTCATTTATGTCTTAGTCTGTGTTTTTTAACTTCtgatttatcttttcttttctggtAAGTTTGAAGTCTATATACTTTCTACAATCTCTTTTCCGTCAGATCTACacattaaatctaaaccttagGATGCTTAATCAAcctacatctaacggtgaatgaccaaattcatcgtggtcattagggtccatgtgaacacgaCTGTCTACACATGTTAGCTATACTTTTAccgggcgtttggtattctattgggatagggatatggataaaagttgggataag
The sequence above is drawn from the Euphorbia lathyris chromosome 6, ddEupLath1.1, whole genome shotgun sequence genome and encodes:
- the LOC136233868 gene encoding uncharacterized protein At2g34460, chloroplastic, whose protein sequence is MAISSPLILRSSLLSTLQIQTHSFSKPCSSISLLSTNFTSRSHPIPSIKMEGSGVTEEITEVTEPKVEGRKKIFVAGATGNTGKRIVEQLLAKGFEVKAGVRDVDKAKTSFSNSKDNPSLQIVKADVTEGSDKLAQVIGNDSDAVICATGFRPGLDLFSPWKVDNFGTVNLVDACRKLGVNRFILISSILVNGAAMGQLFNPAYIFLNVFGLTLVAKLQAEQYIRKSGINYTIIRPGGLKNDPPSGNVVMEPEDTLYEGSISRDLVAEVAAEALVCPESHYKVVEIVSRAEAPKRTYKDLFGSIKDR